The following are encoded in a window of Carya illinoinensis cultivar Pawnee chromosome 15, C.illinoinensisPawnee_v1, whole genome shotgun sequence genomic DNA:
- the LOC122297815 gene encoding abscisic acid 8'-hydroxylase CYP707A1-like produces MEMGGFLFYVFIFLLTTLLSYLFLGGDKKERPQTRAKLPPGSMGWPYIGETLQLYSQDSNVFFAAKQKRYGEIFKTHILGCPCVMLASPEAARFVLVTEANLFKPTYPKSKERLIGPAALFFHQGDNHIRLRKLVQGSLSLDALRNLMQGIEAITASTLDSWGGGHVINTFHEMKKFSFGVGILAIFGHLDSHYRDELKKNYCLVDQGYNSFPISIPGTSYKKAHLARKRLTNILGDIICERKEKKSLEKDLLGCLLNSKDEKGEILTDDQIADNVIGVLFAAQDTTASVMAWIVKYLHDNPKLLEAVKAEQNAIRKANDEGNRPLSWSQTRKMPVSYKVVLESLRIASIISFTFREAVADVEYKGYIIPKGWKVMPLFRNIHHNSEFFSEPQRFDPSRFEVAPKPNTFMPFGSGVHACPGNELAKLEMLIMIHHLVTQFRWEVVGSHSGIQHSPFPVPLHGPPARFWKESME; encoded by the exons ATGGAGATGGGTGGATTTTTGTTCTATGTTTTTATCTTTCTCCTTACAACTCTGCTCTCATATCTATTTCTAGGAGGGGACAAGAAAGAACGTCCCCAAACAAGAGCTAAGCTTCCGCCAGGTTCAATGGGCTGGCCATACATAGGAGAGACTCTTCAACTGTATTCTCAGGATTCCAATGTTTTTTTTGCAGCCAAACAGAAAAG GTATGGAGAAATCTTCAAGACCCATATTCTTGGCTGCCCTTGTGTCATGCTGGCTAGCCCCGAGGCTGCTCGGTTTGTGCTGGTGACAGAGGCTAACTTGTTCAAACCCACCTACCCGAAAAGCAAAGAGCGCCTGATTGGCCCTGCAGCGCTGTTTTTCCACCAAGGGGACAACCATATTCGTCTAAGGAAGTTGGTCCAAGGATCTTTGTCTCTCGACGCACTTCGGAACTTAATGCAGGGTATCGAAGCCATTACAGCCTCTACCTTGGACTCGTGGGGAGGCGGCCATGTCATTAACACTTTCCATGAAATGAAAAAG TTTTCTTTTGGGGTTGGAATACTTGCAATTTTCGGCCATCTGGACTCCCATTATAGAGATGAGCTGAAGAAGAATTACTGTTTAGTAGACCAAGGCTACAATTCCTTCCCTATAAGTATTCCTGGAACTTCCTACAAAAAGGCACATCTG GCAAGAAAGAGGCTAACAAATATTCTTGGTGATATTATATGTgagaggaaggaaaagaaatctcTTGAGAAGGATCTGTTGGGATGTCTTCTGAACTCAAAAGATGAAAAGGGAGAGATCTTAACTGATGATCAAATCGCTGACAATGTCATTGGAGTGCTATTTGCAGCTCAAGACACTACAGCAAGTGTCATGGCATGGATTGTGAAGTATCTCCATGATAACCCGAAACTTCTAGAGGCTGTAAAG GCTGAACAGAATGCTATTCGTAAAGCTAATGATGAAGGTAACCGTCCTTTGAGTTGGAGCCAAACAAGAAAAATGCCAGTAAGTTACAAG GTAGTGCTAGAAAGCTTGAGAATTGCAAGCATCATATCTTTCACCTTCAGAGAAGCAGTTGCTGATGTGGAATACAAGG GGTACATAATTCCGAAAGGTTGGAAAGTGATGCCTTTGTTCAGGAACATTCACCACAATTCAGAGTTTTTCTCTGAGCCTCAAAGATTTGATCCTTCGAGGTTTGAG GTTGCCCCAAAACCCAATACGTTCATGCCCTTTGGCAGCGGAGTTCATGCCTGTCCGGGAAATGAGCTTGCAAAGCTGGAGATGCTGATTATGATCCACCATCTGGTCACCCAATTCAG GTGGGAAGTGGTGGGATCCCATAGTGGTATTCAGCACAGCCCATTCCCAGTGCCTTTGCATGGACCCCCAGCCAGATTTTGGAAAGAATCTATGGAATAG